One genomic window of Lysobacterales bacterium includes the following:
- a CDS encoding pyridoxal phosphate-dependent aminotransferase gives MHIASKLPDVGTTIFTVMSQLAARHGALNLGQGFPDFEGPPELFEAIARHLAGGRNQYAPMAGVPALREQIALKTKSLYGRDVDPEAEITVTSGATEALYAAFAAVLQPGDEVILLDPCYDSYAPAVELNGGRCVRIPLRLPDFAVDWQQVADSVTAKTRMLLVNSPHNPAGAVLDAGDLRRLADIVRDTRILVVSDEVYEHIVFDGVRHESVLRHDELAQRSFVISSFGKTYHCTGWKVGYCVAPAALSAEFRKVHQYLTFCTFHAAQCALADVLASIPAHYLELPAFYQAKRDFFRAAMAGSRFELLPVPGGYFQLADYSAISDQDDLAFCEWLCAQHKVAAIPLSPFYERPPGSRLVRLCFAKGEDTLAAAAERLRAV, from the coding sequence ATGCACATCGCCAGCAAGCTGCCGGACGTCGGCACCACGATCTTCACCGTCATGTCGCAGCTCGCCGCGCGCCATGGCGCCCTCAACCTGGGCCAGGGCTTCCCGGATTTCGAAGGGCCGCCGGAACTGTTCGAGGCGATCGCCCGGCACCTGGCCGGAGGCCGCAACCAGTACGCGCCCATGGCCGGCGTGCCGGCACTGCGCGAGCAGATCGCCCTGAAGACCAAGTCCCTGTATGGGCGCGACGTCGATCCGGAGGCCGAGATCACCGTCACCAGCGGCGCCACCGAGGCGCTGTACGCCGCCTTCGCCGCCGTGCTGCAGCCGGGCGACGAGGTGATCCTGCTCGACCCCTGCTACGACTCCTATGCGCCTGCGGTCGAACTCAACGGCGGCCGTTGCGTGCGCATCCCGCTGCGCCTGCCCGATTTCGCCGTCGACTGGCAGCAGGTCGCCGATTCGGTGACCGCAAAAACACGCATGTTGCTGGTCAACAGCCCGCACAACCCGGCTGGCGCCGTGCTCGATGCCGGCGACCTGCGCCGACTGGCGGACATCGTCCGCGACACCCGCATCCTGGTGGTCTCCGACGAGGTCTACGAGCACATCGTGTTCGACGGCGTCCGCCACGAGAGCGTGCTGCGCCACGATGAGCTCGCGCAGCGCAGCTTCGTGATCAGCTCGTTCGGCAAGACCTACCACTGCACAGGCTGGAAGGTCGGCTACTGCGTGGCGCCGGCGGCGCTGTCGGCGGAGTTCCGCAAGGTCCACCAGTACCTGACCTTCTGCACCTTCCATGCCGCGCAGTGCGCGCTGGCCGACGTGCTGGCCTCGATCCCGGCGCACTACCTGGAACTGCCGGCCTTCTACCAGGCCAAGCGGGACTTCTTCAGGGCGGCCATGGCAGGCTCCCGCTTCGAGCTGTTGCCGGTGCCGGGAGGCTACTTCCAGCTGGCCGACTATTCGGCGATCAGCGACCAGGACGACCTGGCCTTCTGCGAGTGGCTGTGCGCGCAGCACAAGGTCGCGGCGATCCCGCTGTCGCCGTTCTACGAGCGGCCGCCGGGCAGCCGCCTGGTCCGGCTGTGCTTCGCCAAGGGCGAAGACACGCTGGCCGCCGCAGCGGAAAGGCTGCGCGCGGTATGA
- a CDS encoding DUF2058 family protein, producing MTSSLRDALRQSGVLEQFKPVREPEVRPGGGRDRGPRGGGRGAARSGAGKGAAGADGAMGRGTRGAATAPRGKPAPRSQEEIDLAKAYALRARAEQREREERQRIERETAERRRRQREAVTALLEGRTLNSPEADEARHFEYGGKIRRVYVTAEQMPQVNDGRLGVVQMRGGYLLVERALAEQVRAIDANAVALLVDPDERGADASGVPDPA from the coding sequence ATGACCAGTTCCCTGCGAGATGCCCTGCGCCAGAGCGGTGTCCTGGAGCAGTTCAAGCCGGTGCGCGAGCCCGAGGTCCGGCCTGGCGGGGGCCGCGACCGTGGACCTCGCGGCGGCGGCAGGGGGGCTGCCCGAAGCGGGGCCGGAAAGGGCGCCGCCGGCGCGGACGGTGCGATGGGGCGGGGTACCCGGGGCGCCGCGACGGCGCCAAGGGGCAAGCCGGCGCCGCGCAGCCAGGAGGAAATCGACCTGGCCAAGGCCTACGCACTCCGGGCGCGTGCCGAGCAGCGCGAGCGCGAGGAGCGGCAGCGCATCGAGAGGGAGACGGCCGAGCGCCGACGCCGGCAGCGCGAGGCGGTGACGGCGCTGCTGGAGGGCAGGACGCTCAACAGTCCCGAGGCCGACGAGGCCAGGCACTTCGAATACGGCGGCAAGATCCGGCGCGTCTACGTCACCGCCGAGCAGATGCCGCAGGTCAACGACGGCCGTCTCGGCGTGGTCCAGATGCGCGGCGGGTACCTGCTGGTCGAGCGTGCGCTCGCCGAGCAGGTGCGCGCGATCGACGCCAATGCGGTGGCGCTGCTGGTCGATCCCGACGAGCGCGGCGCCGACGCCTCCGGGGTGCCCGATCCCGCCTGA
- a CDS encoding UDP-glucose/GDP-mannose dehydrogenase family protein: MRVSIFGTGYVGLVTGACLAEVGNEVVCVDIDAGKVAALRRGEVPIFEPGLAPLVRENLAAGRLRFETDAAAAVAHAQVAFIAVGTPPDEDGSADLRHVLDVARSIGGHMARPLLVVTKSTVPVGTADQVGAVIREALASRGLDLQVEVASNPEFLKEGDAVNDCMRPDRIVVGAGSEQAVELLRRLYAPFNRNHERIVVMDVRSAELTKYAANAMLATKISFMNEIANIAERVGADVEQVRRGIGSDPRIGWHFIYPGAGYGGSCFPKDVSALEHTARSHGCEPRLLQAVEAVNRAQKLRLHQLLAGHFGDLGGRTIAVWGLAFKPNTDDMREAPSRTLLELLWADGARVRAHDPEAMEQARNLYGERSDLVLCTDAWSALEGADALVVVTEWKSFRSPDLERIRRSLATPVLFDGRNIYDPGEVESAGIAYYGIGRGRSVRGQS; the protein is encoded by the coding sequence ATGCGCGTCAGCATCTTCGGCACCGGCTATGTCGGCCTGGTCACCGGCGCCTGCCTGGCCGAGGTCGGCAACGAGGTGGTCTGCGTCGATATCGATGCCGGCAAGGTCGCCGCCCTGCGGCGCGGCGAGGTGCCGATCTTCGAGCCCGGCCTGGCGCCGCTGGTGCGCGAGAACCTCGCCGCCGGCCGCCTGCGCTTCGAGACCGATGCCGCCGCTGCGGTGGCGCATGCCCAGGTCGCCTTCATCGCGGTCGGCACGCCGCCGGACGAGGACGGCAGCGCCGACCTCCGCCACGTGCTGGACGTCGCGCGCAGCATCGGCGGGCACATGGCGCGGCCGCTGCTGGTGGTCACCAAATCGACCGTGCCGGTCGGCACCGCCGACCAGGTCGGTGCCGTGATCCGGGAGGCGCTGGCGTCGCGGGGCCTGGACCTGCAAGTGGAGGTCGCCTCCAATCCCGAGTTCCTCAAGGAGGGCGACGCCGTCAACGACTGCATGCGCCCGGACCGCATCGTCGTCGGTGCCGGCAGCGAGCAGGCGGTGGAACTGCTGCGCAGGCTGTACGCACCGTTCAATCGCAACCACGAGCGGATCGTCGTGATGGACGTGCGCTCGGCAGAACTGACCAAGTACGCCGCGAACGCCATGCTGGCGACCAAGATCAGCTTCATGAACGAGATCGCCAACATCGCCGAACGGGTCGGCGCCGACGTCGAGCAGGTCCGTCGCGGCATCGGATCGGATCCGCGCATCGGCTGGCATTTCATCTACCCGGGAGCCGGCTACGGCGGGTCGTGCTTTCCCAAGGATGTCAGCGCGCTCGAGCACACCGCGCGCAGCCATGGTTGCGAGCCGCGCCTGCTGCAGGCGGTGGAGGCCGTCAATCGCGCCCAGAAGCTGCGTCTTCACCAGTTGCTGGCAGGCCACTTCGGCGACCTGGGCGGGCGCACCATCGCGGTCTGGGGGCTGGCCTTCAAGCCCAACACCGACGACATGCGGGAAGCCCCCAGCCGGACGCTCCTGGAGCTGTTGTGGGCCGATGGCGCTCGGGTCCGGGCGCACGATCCGGAAGCGATGGAGCAGGCGCGCAACCTGTATGGCGAGCGATCCGACCTGGTGCTGTGTACGGATGCCTGGTCCGCGCTGGAGGGTGCCGACGCGTTGGTCGTGGTCACCGAGTGGAAGAGCTTCCGCAGCCCTGATCTGGAGCGCATCCGCCGGTCCCTGGCCACGCCTGTGCTGTTCGACGGCCGCAACATCTACGATCCGGGCGAGGTCGAGTCGGCCGGAATCGCCTACTACGGGATCGGGCGGGGTCGTTCCGTGCGAGGGCAATCGTAG
- a CDS encoding FKBP-type peptidyl-prolyl cis-trans isomerase, with amino-acid sequence MSLSFKRVLATSAVLAAAIGSVHAQDLTTDRQKVSYMVGMDLGRNLTQIQDELDVAVLVQGLQDTLAGRPTKLTEEQANQVKQDFMQKLQARAVEERTAQATANRTEGEAFLAENKNKPGVRSTESGLQYQVITEGRGSKPAATDRVRVHYVGTLLDGTKFDSSIDRGTPAEFALNGVIPGWTEALQLMSVGSKYKLFIPSDLAYGENGTPGPIGPNATLIFEVELLEILE; translated from the coding sequence ATGTCCCTTTCGTTCAAGCGCGTCCTTGCGACGTCCGCCGTGCTCGCCGCGGCAATCGGTTCCGTGCACGCCCAGGACCTGACCACCGACAGGCAGAAGGTCAGCTACATGGTCGGCATGGACCTGGGTCGCAACCTCACCCAGATCCAGGACGAGCTGGACGTCGCCGTGCTGGTCCAGGGTCTTCAGGACACGCTGGCCGGTCGGCCGACCAAGCTGACCGAAGAGCAGGCCAACCAGGTCAAGCAGGACTTCATGCAGAAGCTGCAGGCCCGCGCCGTCGAGGAGCGCACCGCGCAGGCCACCGCCAACCGCACCGAAGGCGAGGCCTTCCTGGCCGAGAACAAGAACAAGCCGGGCGTGCGCAGCACCGAGTCCGGCCTGCAGTACCAGGTCATCACCGAGGGCCGCGGCAGCAAGCCGGCCGCCACCGATCGCGTCCGCGTGCACTATGTCGGCACCCTGCTGGACGGCACCAAGTTCGACAGCTCGATCGATCGCGGTACGCCGGCCGAGTTCGCGCTGAATGGCGTGATCCCGGGCTGGACCGAGGCCCTGCAGCTGATGTCGGTGGGCAGCAAGTACAAGCTGTTCATCCCGTCCGACCTGGCCTATGGCGAGAACGGCACCCCGGGTCCGATCGGCCCGAATGCGACCCTGATCTTCGAGGTCGAGTTGCTGGAAATCCTCGAGTAA
- a CDS encoding glutathione peroxidase: protein MKLALFALGLAVLASPLRAQTCAAPLLDVEFRPLAGRDAVNLCERYAGQVLLVVNTASKCGFTPQYEGLEALSAELSDRGFAVLGFPSNDFMNQEPGSEEEIQAFCTNTYGVQFPMFEKVSVKQGQAHPFFDALAGQAGATWPAWNFHKYLIGRDGTVVASFGSRTRPDDAALRSAIEAELAKPGPGA, encoded by the coding sequence ATGAAACTGGCACTGTTCGCCCTGGGCCTGGCGGTCCTGGCGTCTCCTCTTCGCGCCCAGACCTGTGCCGCACCCCTGCTCGACGTCGAGTTCCGGCCCCTGGCGGGCCGCGATGCGGTCAACCTCTGTGAACGCTACGCCGGTCAGGTGCTGCTGGTGGTCAACACGGCAAGCAAGTGCGGCTTCACGCCCCAGTACGAGGGACTGGAAGCCCTGTCCGCCGAGCTGTCCGACAGGGGCTTCGCGGTGCTGGGCTTTCCCTCCAACGACTTCATGAACCAGGAGCCGGGCAGCGAGGAGGAGATCCAGGCGTTCTGCACCAACACCTACGGCGTGCAGTTCCCCATGTTCGAGAAGGTGTCGGTGAAGCAGGGCCAGGCGCATCCCTTCTTCGATGCCCTGGCAGGCCAGGCCGGGGCCACCTGGCCGGCCTGGAACTTTCACAAGTACCTGATCGGCCGGGATGGCACGGTGGTGGCCTCGTTCGGTAGCCGGACCCGGCCGGACGACGCCGCGCTGCGCTCGGCCATCGAGGCCGAGCTGGCCAAGCCGGGTCCGGGCGCCTGA
- a CDS encoding GntR family transcriptional regulator, translating into MVSEWSDTTPIYVQLRERVLAQILEGAIRPGEPLPSVRQVAGDLAINPLTVSKAYQTLADEGVVEKRRGLGLYVTEGADVQVRERERERFLGEEWPAIVARIRRLELTPERLLRDL; encoded by the coding sequence ATGGTGAGCGAGTGGAGCGACACCACCCCCATCTACGTGCAGCTTCGCGAGCGCGTGCTGGCGCAGATCCTGGAAGGCGCGATCCGCCCCGGCGAGCCGCTGCCCTCGGTGCGCCAGGTCGCCGGCGACCTGGCGATCAACCCGCTGACCGTGTCCAAGGCCTACCAGACCCTCGCCGACGAGGGCGTCGTCGAGAAGCGCCGCGGCCTCGGCCTGTACGTCACCGAAGGCGCCGATGTCCAGGTCCGCGAGCGCGAGCGCGAGCGCTTCCTGGGCGAGGAGTGGCCGGCCATCGTGGCGCGCATACGGCGCCTCGAGCTGACGCCGGAACGGCTGTTGCGCGACCTGTGA
- a CDS encoding ABC transporter ATP-binding protein, whose amino-acid sequence MSTIIQARGLSKSFGATRALDQVSFTVPSGRIVGLIGPNGAGKTTALKAILGLTPFQGELKVLGLDPHTQRQQLMQDVCFIADTAILPRWIRVRELIDFVERVHPRFSRARCEALLAKTKIARDMKVKAMSKGMVVQMHLAIVMAIDARLLVLDEPTLGLDILHRKAFYEALLNDYFDHDKTILVTTHQVEEIEHILSDVMFIQDGRIVLDAAMDTLPARFAEVLVNPDQRDQARALGPLHERSVFGKSAMLFDGVGRDRLAAFGEVRSPGLADLFVAIMKEKQQ is encoded by the coding sequence ATGAGCACCATCATCCAGGCCCGCGGCCTGAGCAAGTCGTTCGGCGCCACCCGCGCCCTCGACCAGGTCTCGTTCACCGTGCCGTCCGGCCGCATCGTCGGGCTGATCGGCCCGAACGGCGCCGGCAAGACCACCGCGCTCAAGGCCATCCTCGGCCTGACCCCGTTCCAGGGCGAGCTCAAGGTCCTCGGCCTCGACCCGCACACGCAGCGCCAGCAGCTGATGCAGGACGTCTGCTTCATCGCCGACACCGCCATCCTGCCGCGCTGGATCCGCGTCCGCGAACTGATCGACTTCGTCGAGCGCGTCCACCCCCGCTTCTCGCGGGCGCGCTGCGAGGCCCTGCTGGCGAAGACCAAGATCGCCCGCGACATGAAGGTCAAGGCGATGTCCAAGGGCATGGTCGTGCAGATGCACCTGGCCATCGTGATGGCCATCGACGCGCGCCTGCTGGTGCTCGACGAGCCGACCCTGGGCCTGGACATCCTGCACCGCAAGGCCTTCTACGAGGCCCTGCTGAACGACTACTTCGACCACGACAAGACCATCCTGGTCACCACCCATCAGGTCGAGGAGATCGAGCACATCCTCAGCGACGTGATGTTCATCCAGGACGGCCGGATCGTCCTCGACGCCGCCATGGACACCCTGCCGGCGCGCTTCGCCGAGGTCCTGGTCAACCCCGACCAGCGCGACCAGGCGCGCGCCCTGGGGCCGCTGCACGAGCGCAGCGTGTTCGGCAAGAGCGCCATGCTGTTCGACGGCGTCGGCCGCGACCGGCTGGCCGCCTTCGGCGAGGTCCGCAGCCCGGGCCTGGCCGACCTGTTCGTCGCGATCATGAAGGAGAAGCAGCAATGA
- a CDS encoding lipid-A-disaccharide synthase N-terminal domain-containing protein, with protein MNDTLAWIIVGFVGQALFSARFIIQWLASERARRSIVPTAFWWFSLAGSGVLLAYAVHRQDPVFITGQAAGLAIYLRNLHLIRTGLRQPPLSDDAG; from the coding sequence ATGAACGATACGCTGGCGTGGATCATCGTCGGATTCGTCGGCCAGGCGCTGTTCTCGGCCCGCTTCATCATCCAGTGGCTGGCCAGCGAGCGCGCCCGCCGCAGCATCGTGCCGACCGCGTTCTGGTGGTTCAGCCTGGCCGGCAGCGGGGTGCTGCTCGCCTACGCCGTGCATCGCCAGGATCCGGTGTTCATCACCGGCCAGGCCGCTGGCCTGGCCATCTATCTGCGCAATCTGCACCTGATCCGGACCGGGCTCCGGCAGCCGCCGCTGTCCGACGACGCCGGCTGA
- a CDS encoding glycosyltransferase family 2 protein, with protein MNRPSELPAPALSVVVPMHDEADNAAPLVAEIVAALRGRLAFEIVCVDDASRDGTADRLAALAGEVPELRVLGHAGQCGQSTALRNGIRAARGAWIATLDGDGQNDPADIPLLLAERDRAGPGLGLVAGWRTTRRDTPIRRWSSRIANAVRGRLLRDDCPDTGCALKLFPRQAFLELPAFDHMHRFLPALFRRDGWQVRNVPVNHRPRLRGRSKYGVANRLWVGLVDLAGVAWLLRRHRATTVTERTPARETAP; from the coding sequence ATGAACCGACCCTCTGAACTCCCTGCCCCGGCGCTGTCCGTCGTCGTGCCCATGCATGACGAGGCCGACAATGCCGCGCCCCTGGTCGCCGAGATCGTGGCTGCGCTGCGCGGTCGCCTGGCCTTCGAGATCGTCTGCGTCGACGACGCCAGCCGGGACGGCACCGCCGACCGCCTGGCCGCGCTCGCCGGCGAGGTGCCCGAGTTGCGGGTGCTGGGCCATGCCGGCCAGTGCGGTCAGAGCACGGCGCTGCGCAACGGCATCCGCGCTGCGCGGGGCGCCTGGATCGCAACCCTGGATGGCGACGGCCAGAACGATCCGGCCGACATCCCCCTGCTGCTGGCCGAGCGCGACCGGGCCGGGCCGGGCCTGGGCCTGGTGGCCGGCTGGCGGACGACACGGCGCGATACGCCGATCAGACGCTGGTCGTCGCGGATCGCCAACGCGGTGCGCGGACGGCTGCTGCGCGACGACTGTCCCGATACCGGGTGCGCGCTCAAGCTGTTCCCGCGCCAGGCATTCCTCGAACTGCCTGCCTTCGACCACATGCACCGCTTCCTGCCGGCGCTGTTCCGGCGCGATGGCTGGCAGGTGCGCAATGTGCCGGTCAACCACCGGCCGCGGTTGCGCGGCCGGTCCAAGTACGGGGTGGCGAACCGGCTCTGGGTCGGCCTGGTCGACCTGGCGGGCGTCGCCTGGTTGCTGCGGCGCCATCGCGCCACCACCGTCACCGAGCGCACGCCTGCCAGGGAGACCGCACCATGA
- a CDS encoding glycosyltransferase family 39 protein produces MSRQAQGIVVEARSVALPALACAWLLVAAFAFQGTRSLWEPDEGRYTAVALHMLDSGDWLVPRLNDEQVHLTKPPLTYWALAASLAAFGRTAWAARLPAALAFVASGLLVLVLAHRLVPEARWLAVAVWSGSPLPLLAANVVNTDPLLALWETLAVTAFVLSRDAARRSAWLLAMWAAFGLGFLTKGPPALLPLLALVAWAAAVEGRRAAAALFPPAGLLLFALLGLSWFAAMLVRQPGLLGYFLGDEVVARVFTGLHHRNAQWYGPLVVYLPVLTVAMLPWLPLLGIGRGELAGLFSAAAWRRRLAMDPQGALLLLWLLLPLTVFVLARSRMYLYVLPLAVPLSLLLARRLSHRHGHAGPHSLWLGLALWLALMLLVKAAVAHLPSSKDAAAEAAALSSWLDGADRIVFVGERAHYGLRLYTGLPVEYAPAAGPDGRPGDLSAQLCTQAADHPRALLIGPPGGSPATPPVCPDAALSPLGDHAWRSVARLPTSHPLPGPDLGRPVQLHEPTL; encoded by the coding sequence ATGTCCAGACAAGCGCAAGGGATCGTCGTTGAAGCCCGGTCCGTGGCCTTGCCGGCGCTGGCCTGCGCCTGGTTGCTGGTGGCGGCGTTCGCGTTCCAGGGCACACGCAGCCTGTGGGAGCCCGACGAGGGGCGTTACACGGCGGTCGCTCTGCACATGCTCGACAGCGGCGACTGGCTGGTGCCCAGGCTCAACGACGAACAGGTCCACCTCACCAAGCCGCCGCTGACCTACTGGGCGCTGGCCGCGAGCCTTGCGGCGTTCGGCCGCACCGCCTGGGCGGCGCGCCTGCCTGCAGCGCTCGCCTTCGTTGCCAGTGGCCTGCTGGTGCTGGTGCTGGCGCATCGCCTGGTGCCGGAGGCCCGCTGGCTGGCGGTGGCGGTCTGGTCCGGTTCGCCATTGCCGCTGCTGGCGGCCAACGTGGTGAACACCGATCCGCTGCTGGCCTTGTGGGAAACATTGGCGGTCACCGCCTTCGTGCTGTCGCGCGATGCCGCGCGTCGCTCCGCCTGGCTGCTTGCGATGTGGGCGGCCTTCGGGCTCGGATTCCTCACCAAGGGCCCGCCGGCCCTGCTGCCGCTGCTCGCCCTGGTCGCCTGGGCCGCGGCAGTCGAGGGTCGCCGCGCTGCAGCGGCGCTGTTCCCACCCGCAGGCCTGCTGCTGTTCGCCTTGCTCGGGCTGTCCTGGTTCGCGGCGATGCTGGTGCGCCAGCCTGGCCTGCTCGGCTACTTCCTGGGCGACGAGGTGGTGGCGCGGGTGTTCACCGGCCTGCACCACCGCAATGCCCAGTGGTATGGACCGCTGGTCGTCTACCTGCCGGTGCTGACCGTGGCCATGCTGCCCTGGCTGCCGTTGCTCGGGATCGGACGTGGCGAGCTGGCCGGGTTGTTCTCAGCGGCGGCCTGGCGCCGGCGCCTGGCGATGGATCCCCAGGGGGCCTTGCTGCTGCTGTGGCTGCTCCTGCCGCTGACCGTCTTCGTGCTGGCGCGTTCGCGCATGTACCTGTACGTGCTGCCCCTGGCGGTGCCGCTCAGTCTGCTGCTGGCAAGGCGCCTGTCGCATCGCCACGGGCATGCCGGACCGCACAGCCTTTGGCTGGGGCTGGCGCTATGGCTTGCCCTGATGCTGCTGGTCAAGGCCGCCGTCGCGCACCTGCCGAGCAGCAAAGACGCCGCGGCGGAAGCCGCCGCTCTGTCGTCCTGGCTGGACGGTGCCGACCGCATCGTCTTCGTCGGCGAGCGTGCCCACTACGGGCTGCGCCTGTACACCGGCCTGCCCGTCGAGTACGCGCCGGCGGCGGGCCCGGACGGACGTCCCGGCGACCTGTCGGCGCAGCTGTGCACCCAGGCCGCCGACCACCCGCGCGCGCTGCTGATCGGTCCGCCAGGCGGATCGCCGGCGACGCCGCCTGTCTGTCCGGATGCCGCGCTGTCGCCGCTGGGCGACCACGCCTGGCGCAGCGTGGCGCGGCTACCTACCTCTCACCCCCTGCCAGGACCCGACCTTGGACGGCCAGTACAGCTCCATGAACCGACCCTCTGA
- a CDS encoding HAMP domain-containing histidine kinase, translating into MPDPGRSRRSLRARLAVGVLGFAVVLSAALLLQGYWIHESVEARAWQAVLNAEREVLLGRHRAGLRAALPDAGALRGWLLDGEGLDRLPPDLADLGPGLHDEVRDPRTGQVLAVLVEDIPEGRLLLALDITELERDEWWQAAGLLASALLATVLLSALAWWLGGRLLRPLHRLSAQVDALQPAALQQQLEVSTADGWEITVIAEAFNSYLRRHDGFVARERSFVDSVGHELRTPVAVITGAADVLAQRIGSDPALVKPLRRINQAAGGIEQLLRLLLVLAKEPARLRASADVFDLEDLLPDVIEDHQHLCADKALTLALGRLAPSRLQAPAAIVHVAIGNLLRNAIENSDGGCVRVEVEPAGVVSVSDPGTGLGADEIGRLYAQRARRGDGRGAGLGLALIGRICDHLGWTLAFLPAPNGGTRACLDLRGSLAERTH; encoded by the coding sequence GTGCCTGACCCGGGCCGCTCCAGACGGAGCCTGCGTGCCCGGCTGGCGGTCGGCGTGCTCGGCTTCGCCGTGGTGCTCAGCGCGGCCCTGCTGCTGCAGGGCTACTGGATCCACGAATCGGTGGAGGCGCGCGCCTGGCAGGCCGTGCTGAATGCAGAGCGCGAGGTCCTGCTCGGCCGGCATCGCGCCGGCTTGCGCGCCGCGCTGCCCGATGCCGGGGCCTTGCGTGGCTGGCTGCTGGACGGCGAGGGCTTGGATCGTCTCCCGCCCGACCTGGCGGACCTGGGTCCGGGCCTGCATGACGAAGTCCGCGACCCACGGACCGGGCAGGTCCTGGCGGTGCTCGTCGAGGATATCCCGGAGGGCCGCCTGCTGCTGGCACTGGACATCACCGAACTCGAGCGCGACGAATGGTGGCAGGCTGCCGGCCTGCTCGCCTCCGCGCTCCTGGCAACGGTGTTGCTGAGCGCGCTGGCCTGGTGGCTGGGCGGCCGCCTGCTCAGGCCGCTGCACCGGCTTTCGGCGCAGGTGGATGCCCTGCAACCGGCTGCGCTCCAGCAACAGCTGGAGGTGTCGACGGCGGATGGCTGGGAGATCACGGTCATTGCCGAAGCCTTCAATTCCTACCTGCGTCGTCACGACGGCTTCGTCGCGCGCGAGCGCTCGTTCGTCGACAGCGTCGGACACGAACTGCGTACACCCGTCGCGGTGATCACCGGTGCCGCCGACGTCCTGGCGCAGCGGATCGGCAGCGACCCGGCCCTGGTGAAGCCGCTGCGTCGCATCAACCAGGCTGCCGGCGGCATCGAGCAACTGCTCAGGCTGCTGCTGGTGCTGGCCAAGGAACCGGCGCGCCTGCGCGCCAGTGCCGATGTCTTCGACCTGGAGGATCTGCTCCCCGACGTCATCGAGGACCACCAGCACCTGTGCGCCGACAAGGCGCTGACCCTGGCGCTTGGTCGCCTCGCGCCCAGCCGTCTGCAGGCGCCCGCCGCGATCGTCCATGTGGCGATCGGCAACCTGTTGCGCAATGCCATCGAGAACAGCGACGGGGGGTGCGTGCGTGTCGAGGTCGAGCCCGCCGGGGTGGTCAGCGTCAGCGATCCCGGTACCGGACTGGGCGCCGACGAGATCGGCCGTCTCTATGCCCAGCGTGCCAGGCGCGGCGATGGCCGGGGTGCCGGACTGGGCCTGGCGCTGATCGGACGCATCTGCGACCACCTCGGCTGGACGCTGGCGTTCCTGCCCGCGCCGAACGGCGGTACCCGGGCCTGCCTGGACCTGCGCGGCAGCCTGGCCGAACGGACGCATTGA
- a CDS encoding response regulator transcription factor: MKLLVVEDNQALVANLFDYFEARGHVLDAAPDGLTGLHLAVCHDYDAIVLDWGLPRLDGRELLRKLRQEAGKDTPVIMLTARDELADKISGFRSGADDYLTKPFALPELEVRLEAVLARAAGQSRQRVLEVDDLRLDLGTLEVSRGGRSLRLYPACRKLLEMLMRASPDVVARARLEETLWGDSPPDTDLLRSHMYELRRVVDAGSARPLVHTVPRVGYRLARLEDGGGAAGA, encoded by the coding sequence ATGAAGCTGCTCGTGGTCGAGGACAACCAGGCCCTGGTCGCCAACCTGTTCGATTACTTCGAAGCGCGTGGCCACGTTCTGGACGCGGCGCCGGACGGCCTCACCGGGCTGCACCTGGCGGTCTGTCACGACTACGACGCCATCGTCCTGGACTGGGGCCTGCCGCGTCTGGACGGCAGGGAGCTGTTGCGCAAGCTGCGCCAGGAGGCCGGCAAGGACACACCCGTGATCATGCTGACGGCACGCGACGAGCTCGCCGACAAGATCAGCGGCTTCCGCAGCGGCGCCGACGACTACCTGACCAAGCCGTTCGCGCTGCCGGAGCTGGAAGTCCGGCTGGAGGCCGTGCTCGCGCGGGCTGCGGGTCAGAGTCGGCAGCGGGTCCTGGAGGTCGACGACCTTCGTCTCGACCTGGGCACCCTCGAGGTCAGCCGGGGCGGCAGGAGCCTGCGGCTCTACCCGGCCTGCCGGAAGCTGCTCGAGATGCTGATGCGGGCCAGCCCCGACGTCGTGGCCCGGGCGCGGCTCGAGGAGACGCTCTGGGGCGACAGCCCGCCGGACACCGACCTGCTGCGCTCGCACATGTACGAACTGCGCCGGGTCGTGGACGCCGGATCTGCAAGGCCCCTGGTGCACACTGTGCCAAGGGTGGGTTACCGGCTGGCCCGGCTGGAGGATGGCGGGGGGGCGGCGGGTGCCTGA